From the Deltaproteobacteria bacterium genome, one window contains:
- the pal gene encoding peptidoglycan-associated lipoprotein Pal: protein MFNLTIRSRSFTVGYFCAAIVLAGCTANESPIANLFSTSTSLNPAPTTVAARSPSALEAINRGVAAVTPPGAALQDVYYKFDSVDLEAEAQEVLKKNAAWMKANAKARVEVEGHCDDVGSAEYNLALGAKRAQAAKAFLIEQGIAADRLVTISYGKEAPACFEASEECRVQNRRARFVMFTELPTS, encoded by the coding sequence ATGTTCAATCTAACAATTCGCTCTAGAAGTTTCACCGTCGGCTATTTTTGCGCGGCTATCGTTCTCGCCGGGTGCACAGCCAACGAATCGCCGATCGCCAACTTGTTCTCGACATCGACCTCGCTCAACCCGGCGCCAACCACGGTCGCGGCGCGCTCGCCGTCGGCCTTGGAAGCGATCAACCGCGGCGTCGCCGCGGTCACCCCGCCGGGCGCTGCGCTGCAAGATGTCTATTACAAATTCGACAGTGTCGACCTCGAAGCCGAGGCCCAGGAAGTGCTCAAGAAAAACGCCGCGTGGATGAAAGCCAATGCCAAAGCCAGAGTGGAAGTCGAAGGCCACTGCGACGATGTCGGCTCGGCGGAATACAACCTCGCGCTAGGCGCCAAGCGTGCCCAAGCGGCGAAAGCTTTCTTAATCGAACAAGGCATCGCCGCCGACCGATTAGTGACCATCAGCTACGGCAAAGAAGCCCCCGCCTGCTTCGAAGCCAGCGAAGAATGCCGCGTGCAAAACCGCCGCGCCCGCTTCGTCATGTTCACCGAACTGCCGACCTCGTAG
- a CDS encoding aminopeptidase P family protein, with translation MRQRSDYPTFSDAELNRRHRAFYALMEQEGVDAAVIYGSGRYSSDIYWLSDWPSSREAYLLMQTGKPPVILMQLFNHYPMAKVMSWIPDLRWAGANTTNSVVELIAERGLEGKKIGLVGSISYQVFNRLREKYPNATFVELGGKLRMMRTIKSDDEIARIRTASKLTDQSIQALAEGLHAGLREDEIPAIIEPVYLKAGGYAGIHFISSMPMANPDFCVPSQFHSNRKLQKGDALISEISGAYSGYSGQIHRTFSIGEGPTPNWQKMHDAAMEAFDILSKVIKDGATTTEAEEAAEIIHQRGYSTYDDLVHGVNQYPPIFQTKSRKRHDSREITFRENMVIVIQPNLMTYDEKMGLQFGETLVIKKYGCESLNAYPRQWVTCKG, from the coding sequence ATGCGCCAACGATCCGACTATCCGACATTTTCCGACGCCGAACTGAATCGCCGCCATCGCGCTTTCTATGCTCTCATGGAACAGGAAGGCGTTGATGCCGCCGTGATTTACGGCAGCGGGCGTTATTCCTCCGACATTTATTGGCTGAGCGATTGGCCGAGCAGCCGGGAAGCTTATCTGCTTATGCAAACCGGCAAGCCACCGGTGATCTTGATGCAGCTGTTCAATCACTACCCAATGGCGAAGGTGATGTCGTGGATTCCCGACCTGCGCTGGGCCGGCGCGAATACTACGAACAGCGTCGTCGAATTAATCGCCGAGCGCGGCCTGGAAGGAAAAAAGATCGGCCTGGTCGGATCGATCTCCTATCAGGTCTTCAATCGGCTGCGCGAAAAATATCCCAACGCGACTTTTGTCGAACTAGGCGGCAAGCTGCGCATGATGCGGACGATCAAGAGCGACGACGAAATCGCACGCATCCGCACCGCCTCTAAGCTCACCGACCAATCGATCCAAGCGCTGGCCGAAGGCTTGCACGCCGGCCTGCGCGAAGATGAAATTCCCGCGATCATCGAACCGGTTTATCTAAAAGCCGGCGGCTACGCCGGGATTCATTTCATCAGCAGCATGCCGATGGCGAACCCGGACTTCTGCGTGCCATCCCAGTTCCATTCCAATCGCAAGCTGCAAAAAGGCGACGCCTTGATCAGCGAGATCAGCGGCGCCTACTCCGGCTACAGCGGCCAGATCCACCGAACCTTTTCCATCGGCGAGGGCCCCACGCCGAATTGGCAAAAAATGCACGACGCAGCGATGGAAGCCTTCGACATTTTGTCGAAGGTAATCAAGGACGGCGCGACCACCACCGAAGCCGAAGAAGCGGCGGAGATCATTCACCAGCGCGGCTACAGCACCTACGACGATCTAGTCCACGGCGTCAATCAATATCCGCCGATCTTTCAAACCAAATCCCGCAAGCGCCACGACTCGCGCGAGATCACCTTTCGCGAGAACATGGTGATCGTCATCCAGCCCAATCTCATGACCTACGACGAAAAGATGGGCCTGCAATTCGGCGAAACTCTGGTGATAAAAAAATATGGCTGCGAAAGTTTGAACGCTTACCCGCGCCAGTGGGTGACCTGCAAGGGATAA
- a CDS encoding MFS transporter produces the protein MTSKLTAQLNGLFYGWRMVAAGSAIRMLGGGFHLYGFTIFFLPITNELGLSRAQTSLVFSLARAEGAIEGPLAGYVIDRFGPRPMMLAGILLSGLGYMLLATVQNYTALLTIYLCVISLAFSAGFMHSPMVLANSWFIRHRAMAMTLISSSIGIGGTLITPLLAYSVQTWGWRHGAFIAGACLILAGIPVALYVKRSPEAMGLLPDGAPPAEPKDKSPAISEHDQEHALESDNEFTLKQALKTAAFWKLVLATTTRVGVFNSITVHFVPIMVWRGASEARAAAMLATMALMSLPSHLLVGWIADRVHKPTLMAICMFIGAGAVAILAYGESEWTLWLFTILFTFVEALFPVSWATVGDFFGRKHFATIRGSMSFFYLWGPALGPVITGYVYDRYQSYAPLMSAYIAVAITAGLLYATLRPPKPH, from the coding sequence ATGACCAGCAAACTCACCGCACAGCTCAACGGCCTTTTTTACGGCTGGCGCATGGTTGCCGCCGGTTCGGCGATCCGCATGCTCGGCGGTGGCTTTCATCTTTACGGCTTCACGATTTTCTTTCTGCCGATCACCAATGAACTAGGTTTATCGCGCGCCCAGACCTCGTTAGTTTTTTCCTTGGCCCGCGCCGAAGGCGCCATCGAGGGGCCGCTAGCCGGTTATGTCATCGATCGCTTCGGGCCCCGGCCGATGATGCTCGCCGGCATTTTGCTCTCGGGCTTGGGCTACATGCTGCTTGCCACCGTGCAGAATTACACCGCCCTACTGACAATCTATCTGTGTGTCATCTCCCTGGCCTTCTCCGCCGGCTTCATGCACTCGCCGATGGTCTTGGCGAATTCCTGGTTCATCCGCCACCGCGCCATGGCGATGACGCTGATCAGCAGCTCCATCGGCATCGGCGGCACTTTGATCACGCCATTGCTCGCCTACTCCGTGCAAACCTGGGGTTGGCGTCATGGCGCTTTCATCGCCGGCGCTTGTCTGATCCTAGCGGGAATCCCCGTAGCGCTCTACGTCAAGCGCTCCCCCGAAGCCATGGGCCTACTCCCCGACGGCGCCCCGCCAGCCGAACCAAAAGATAAATCGCCAGCAATTTCCGAACACGATCAGGAACACGCACTCGAATCCGATAACGAATTCACCCTAAAACAAGCGCTAAAAACCGCCGCCTTCTGGAAACTAGTTCTCGCCACGACCACCCGCGTCGGCGTCTTTAATTCGATCACCGTGCACTTCGTGCCGATCATGGTCTGGCGCGGCGCCAGCGAGGCGCGCGCCGCGGCGATGCTCGCGACCATGGCGCTGATGAGTTTGCCATCCCACTTGCTGGTTGGTTGGATCGCCGATCGCGTGCACAAACCGACGTTGATGGCGATCTGCATGTTCATCGGCGCCGGCGCCGTGGCGATCTTGGCCTACGGCGAAAGTGAATGGACACTGTGGCTGTTCACGATTCTCTTTACCTTCGTCGAAGCCTTGTTCCCGGTGAGCTGGGCGACCGTGGGAGATTTTTTCGGCCGCAAACATTTCGCCACCATCCGCGGCAGCATGAGTTTTTTCTATCTCTGGGGGCCAGCCCTCGGTCCGGTGATCACCGGTTATGTCTATGACCGCTACCAAAGTTACGCGCCACTGATGTCGGCTTACATCGCCGTCGCCATCACCGCGGGTTTGCTCTACGCCACGCTGCGCCCTCCGAAACCGCACTGA
- a CDS encoding alpha/beta hydrolase, with translation MAQSCATQISRRTFQTSDGVTLSLLEAGSQHTKDSNITIALITGWSMPAAIWQNQIEHFSRRYHTLALDPRGQGESEVPAAGFTAERRAADLQEFLAPLKNVLLVGWSLGAIESLQYLHMFGAERLAGLVLVDSSVGEEPAPAPGGTFLQALRDERDKTLDGFVRAIFKKPLSEDEVARLIGGAKRMPVESSIALLSYPFPRTHWKEIAHAFKKPLLYVVTPQFEEQAQNLQKNRPGTQVEVFKDAGHTLFVDEAERFNALIEKFAASLSRR, from the coding sequence ATGGCGCAAAGCTGTGCCACGCAAATCTCTCGACGCACCTTTCAAACCAGCGACGGCGTGACGCTATCGCTGCTTGAAGCCGGTTCGCAACACACGAAGGATTCCAATATCACCATCGCGCTGATCACCGGCTGGTCCATGCCGGCGGCGATCTGGCAAAATCAAATCGAACATTTTAGCCGGCGGTATCACACCCTGGCGCTTGACCCGCGCGGCCAAGGCGAGTCGGAAGTGCCGGCGGCTGGTTTCACCGCGGAGCGGCGCGCCGCCGACTTACAAGAATTTCTTGCGCCATTAAAAAACGTCTTGCTGGTCGGCTGGTCGCTCGGCGCCATCGAGTCGCTGCAATACCTTCACATGTTCGGCGCCGAACGGCTGGCCGGTCTAGTATTGGTCGACAGTTCGGTGGGCGAAGAACCGGCGCCGGCGCCGGGCGGGACTTTTTTACAGGCGCTGCGCGACGAGCGCGACAAAACTCTCGACGGGTTTGTCCGAGCGATTTTCAAGAAACCGTTGAGCGAAGATGAAGTCGCGCGTTTAATCGGCGGCGCCAAGCGCATGCCGGTGGAAAGCAGTATCGCGCTGTTGTCCTATCCGTTTCCGCGCACACACTGGAAAGAAATCGCCCACGCATTTAAAAAGCCGCTGCTTTATGTGGTAACGCCGCAGTTTGAAGAGCAGGCGCAAAACCTGCAGAAGAACCGGCCTGGGACGCAGGTAGAAGTTTTCAAAGACGCCGGCCACACTTTGTTCGTCGATGAAGCGGAGCGTTTCAACGCGCTGATTGAGAAATTCGCTGCATCGCTGTCGCGCCGTTAA
- a CDS encoding MFS transporter has translation MFQAIPDKLRGLYFGWRMIAVSCAIRVLGGGLHAYGISVFFLPVTEELGLTRTATSLVFSLARAQGALEGPVAGYCIDRYGPRPVIAIAIALAGVGYLLLAGVHSYTMLLIVYMGIISLPYQAGFMDATMALANTWFIRKRALAMSITSGSIALGGALLTPFLAYAVHSWGWRSASIGSGIAFLLVGLPLAFCVHRSPESLGLLSDGDTARFNETKENRDTATATAARELSLSQTLHTHQFWLLTVATTLRAACSSAVLVHFVPILVWKGYSETEGAFYLSVIAICGMPTHLLIGWLGDRFDKPRLMAGFMLLGSVAIYFLFNGRQLWQLWIALLLFSVFEGLFPTTWATVGDFFGRHNFAKIRGSMSFLYTWGSVLGPLLAGIVYDRTRSYQMLYWALMAICWLTALLYFALLQPKPAQATASA, from the coding sequence ATGTTTCAAGCAATTCCCGACAAACTCCGCGGCCTCTACTTCGGCTGGCGTATGATCGCGGTCAGCTGTGCCATCCGCGTGCTCGGCGGCGGCTTGCACGCCTACGGCATCTCGGTGTTTTTTTTGCCGGTGACTGAAGAACTGGGCCTGACGCGCACCGCGACATCGCTGGTCTTCTCGCTGGCGCGCGCCCAAGGCGCCTTGGAAGGACCGGTCGCCGGTTACTGCATCGACCGCTACGGGCCGCGTCCGGTGATCGCCATCGCCATCGCGCTGGCCGGCGTCGGCTACCTGCTCTTGGCCGGTGTGCACAGTTACACCATGCTGCTGATCGTCTACATGGGCATCATCTCGCTCCCCTACCAAGCCGGTTTCATGGACGCGACGATGGCGTTGGCCAACACTTGGTTCATCCGCAAACGCGCCTTGGCCATGTCGATCACCAGCGGATCCATAGCCCTCGGCGGCGCGCTGCTAACGCCGTTTCTCGCCTACGCAGTACACAGCTGGGGTTGGCGCAGCGCGTCCATCGGTTCCGGCATCGCCTTTCTCCTCGTCGGCTTACCGCTGGCGTTTTGCGTTCACCGTTCACCCGAAAGCCTGGGATTATTGTCCGACGGCGATACCGCACGTTTCAACGAAACGAAAGAAAATCGTGACACCGCCACGGCAACCGCCGCGCGCGAGCTGTCGCTCAGCCAAACGCTCCACACCCATCAATTTTGGCTGCTGACCGTCGCCACCACCCTGCGCGCCGCTTGCTCCAGTGCCGTACTGGTCCACTTCGTGCCGATCCTGGTTTGGAAAGGCTACTCGGAAACCGAAGGAGCTTTTTATTTGAGCGTCATCGCCATCTGCGGCATGCCGACGCATTTATTGATCGGCTGGCTCGGCGATCGCTTCGACAAACCGCGCTTGATGGCCGGCTTCATGCTGCTCGGCAGCGTGGCGATTTATTTTTTGTTCAACGGCAGACAGCTATGGCAGCTGTGGATTGCGCTGTTGCTGTTCAGCGTCTTCGAAGGATTGTTTCCGACTACTTGGGCCACCGTCGGCGATTTTTTCGGCCGGCACAACTTCGCCAAGATTCGCGGCAGCATGAGCTTTCTCTACACTTGGGGCAGCGTCCTCGGGCCGCTGCTCGCCGGCATTGTCTACGACCGCACGCGAAGTTACCAGATGCTTTACTGGGCTTTGATGGCGATCTGCTGGCTGACCGCGCTGCTTTATTTTGCCTTGTTGCAACCGAAGCCGGCTCAAGCGACGGCTAGCGCATGA
- a CDS encoding VanZ family protein — translation MMKSWGPVAGWMAVIFFFSGDNFYGANTASWLEPLLAALFPALSAAQFAAIHLTLRKLGHWSEYFILASLLLRAVRREFPKRSPIVRGLWCIVIATIYAASDEWHQAFVPSRSASLADVMIDSFGAICGAIFSRWTGELK, via the coding sequence ATGATGAAAAGCTGGGGACCGGTGGCCGGTTGGATGGCGGTGATTTTCTTTTTCTCCGGCGATAATTTTTATGGCGCCAACACCGCCTCCTGGCTCGAACCGCTACTCGCCGCACTATTTCCCGCCCTCAGCGCCGCACAATTCGCCGCCATCCATCTCACTCTACGCAAGCTCGGCCACTGGAGCGAATATTTCATTCTCGCCAGTTTGCTCCTCCGCGCTGTGCGCCGGGAATTTCCCAAGCGATCGCCCATCGTCCGCGGGCTCTGGTGCATTGTCATAGCAACGATCTACGCGGCGAGCGACGAATGGCATCAAGCCTTCGTGCCGAGCCGCAGCGCCAGCTTGGCGGATGTCATGATCGATTCCTTCGGGGCAATCTGTGGTGCGATTTTTTCGCGGTGGACTGGCGAACTCAAATGA